CGAGCGCGACGGCCCCGCCGGCCGCGAGGGTGCGGACGAAGCGCTCGGAGTCGTCCGGCCCGGTGCGCCAGAGCATGCCGGTCAGTACCAGCTCGCCGCCGTGCAGGTAGCGGCCCGGGTCCTGGAGGTCGGTGGTCATCACACCGCTGACCTGCCGGTCGAGCTCTTCCTCGGCGGCGAGCAGCCGCAGCCGCGGGGCGCCGGGGGCGAGCAGGTCGCGGACACGCATCCGCAACTCCTTCGTGCTGGAGGGTGGGGGTCGGGTGGGTGTGGGGCCTCACAGTCTGCACCAGGTCGGCGGCCCTCGGCGGAACGTCCCGGACGGCCCGCCGGTCACGGGCCCGTAGCCTCGCCGTCACGGCCGGATTACGGTCGTAGATGGCGGTAGGGAAACCGCTGGGCTGGGCACTTGTCAGCCTTAGAGGAACGTACAGGATGCCGGGCGGCACCGGCGCGCGGGCTTCATGCCATCGGTGACTGCCAGTGGGCCCCGTCACAGCGGTTCACTGGCCACACGCCACCGGAACACCCCGGTGACCGGAGCTCAACGCCGAGGCAACGAAGCGGTAGCAAGGTCCGAACACCGAGTTCGGGGCACTGTGCCCACTGTCCGGTTGGCGACGACTTGAGGAGACACCCGCATGGAGTTCCTTCGGCCCGCTACGTGGGACGAGGCGCTCGCGGCGAAGGCTGAGTACCCGACCGCGCTGCCCATCTCCGGGGGCACGGACGTCATGGTCGAGATGAACTTCGACGTGCACCGGCCATCCGCGATTCTCGACCTGAACCGCATCGGCGACCTCACGGCCTGGTCGATCGACGGCGACACCGTGAGGCTGGGCGCCGCGGTCCCCTACAGCCGGATCATCGACGAGCTGTCCGGCCCGCTGCCGGGCCTGGCGCTGGCGGCGCACACCGTCGGCTCGCCGCAGATCCGCAACCGGGGATCCGTGGGCGGCAACCTGGGTGCCGCCTCGCCCGCCGGCGACTCGCACCCGGCGCTGCTGGCCGCCGGCCGGGACGTCTTCGTGGAGGCGTCCTCGGTGCGCGGCACCCGGTTGATCCGGATCGACGACTTCTATGTGGGCGTCAAGCGCAACAGCCTGGAGCCGGACGAGCTGATCCGCGCCGTACACATCCCGGTGGCGGACGGCCCGCAGCAGTTCTCCAAGATCGGCACCCGCAACGCCATGGTGATCGCGGTCTGCGCGTTCGGTTTCGCGCTGCACCCGCGGACCGGCACGGTCGGCACCGGCATCGGCTCGGCCGCCCCCACCCCGCGCC
This genomic window from Streptomyces sp. TLI_235 contains:
- a CDS encoding CO/xanthine dehydrogenase FAD-binding subunit; the encoded protein is MEFLRPATWDEALAAKAEYPTALPISGGTDVMVEMNFDVHRPSAILDLNRIGDLTAWSIDGDTVRLGAAVPYSRIIDELSGPLPGLALAAHTVGSPQIRNRGSVGGNLGAASPAGDSHPALLAAGRDVFVEASSVRGTRLIRIDDFYVGVKRNSLEPDELIRAVHIPVADGPQQFSKIGTRNAMVIAVCAFGFALHPRTGTVGTGIGSAAPTPRRAVEAEEYLQGVLAERGLWESGGLLGAEVVQRFGELVRAAASPIDDVRGTAEYRRHALAVMARRTLTWTWNDYSKQIRSAA